From Euwallacea similis isolate ESF13 chromosome 11, ESF131.1, whole genome shotgun sequence, the proteins below share one genomic window:
- the LOC136412110 gene encoding beta-1,4-glucuronyltransferase 1-like isoform X2 — protein sequence MSLLPKLDNGGFYYVLLGCVVTSLYFMVISRMGTSTSSSEIIYNHVPIKSYSYDELCGEKRVKNKNLSISKSSISNSKSNEEETEYEAWDDNEDLSVAFTCDNVDRTKRLAQRGLFYVIYNFVRAEKEFGCTDSITLSAPGDFRFLDNVIPLVDRWQGPISIALYAPGYDFYTTLDSIAYLRNCQSYLIRDLVTFHIVFDQQYTPKQRTNGTILLDSYKDYYNCSTPPPWKNVLDEDLFKTEKKLLYPINVVRNVAKLASTTYFIFPSDIELYPSRKFIPKFLQFVKDNIDLFNNKDRNVFALPIFEILEDQVVPENKNALIDMLEKETAIIFHQSVCPECHTVIDSDIWVKTEETEGLNVFSAGKRTDKYVVWEPFFVCTQQTPLWDERLTWEGQSNKMVQAYTLCVMNYDFYVLDNAFLIHKPGVKKKKVQMEKFNDIVKNSTQLMKTIAIELQEIYGYNSNCSTTHLKKKKVRRRPIKVKAKPII from the exons ATGAGTTTGCTGCCCAAACTGGATAACGGCGGCTTCTACTATGTGCTTCTTGGATGCGTGGTGACGTCTCTCTACTTTATGGTGATTTCTCGCATGGGAACTTCTACAAGCTCTTCTGAGATTATCTACAATCATGTACCAATAAAATCGTATTCTTATGATGAATTGTGCGG AGAGAAAAGAGTCAAAAACAAGAACCTCTCCATTTCCAAGAGTTCTATATCAAACTCTAAGAGTAACGAAGAAGAAACCGAATATGAAGCGTGGGATGACAATGAAGACTTAAGTGTCGCATTTACCTGTGACAACGTAGATAGAACCAAAAGACTCGCTCAGAGAGGATTATTTTATGTCATTTACAACTTTGTGCGAGCCGAGAAAGAATTTGGGTGCACCGATAGTATAACCTTATCTGCACCTGGAGATTTTAG ATTTTTAGATAATGTTATACCACTGGTGGACCGTTGGCAGGGACCAATCAGCATCGCACTTTACGCCCCTGGATACGATTTCTACACAACCCTAGATTCTATCGCATATTTAAGAAACTGCCAAAGTTACCTTATAAGAGATTTAGTAACATTTCATATAGTGTTTGACCAGCAGTACACTCCTAAGCAGCGCACT AATGGCACAATCCTTCTGGATTCCTATAAAGATTACTACAACTGCTCCACACCTCCTCCATGGAAGAATGTGCTAGATGAAGATCtgtttaaaactgaaaaaaaactgCTTTATCCCATAAACGTGGTGCGCAATGTTGCGAAATTAGCCTCTAcaacatatttcatttttccaaGCGACATTGAGCTCTACCCCAGCAGAAAGTTTATTCCAAAATTCCTGCAGTTTGTTAAAGACAACATAGATCTCTTCAATAATAAAGATAGGAACGTCTTTGCGCTTCCAATTTTCGAGATTCTGGAGGACCAGGTTGTTCCAGAAAACAAGAATGCTCTTATCGATATGTTAGAGAAGGAAACTGCCATTATTTTCCATCAAAGTGTCTGCCCAGAGTGTCATACT GTAATTGATAGTGATATTTGGGTTAAAACCGAGGAAACTGAAGGATTGAATGTCTTCTCTGCCGGAAAGAGAACCGATAAATATGTGGTTTGGGAACCCTTCTTTGTGTGTACCCAACAAACCCCTTTATGGGACGAAAGGTTGACTTGGGAGGGACAAAGCAACAAAATGGTGCAG gCTTACACACTATGCGTCATGAATTATGACTTCTATGTGCTGGACAATGCGTTCCTAATTCACAAACCTGGAGTGAAGAAGAAAAAGGTGCAGATGGAGAAATTCAATGATATAGTGAAGAATTCAACACAGCTGATGAAGACAATAGCAATCGAATTACAGGAGATATACGGGTATAATTCGAATTGCAGTACAACTCATCTCAAGAAGAAGAAGGTTAGACGGAGGCCTATTAAGGTTAAGGCCAAGCCAATAATTTGa
- the LOC136412110 gene encoding beta-1,4-glucuronyltransferase 1-like isoform X1, protein MSLLPKLDNGGFYYVLLGCVVTSLYFMVISRMGTSTSSSEIIYNHVPIKSYSYDELCGEKRVKNKNLSISKSSISNSKSNEEETEYEAWDDNEDLSVAFTCDNVDRTKRLAQRGLFYVIYNFVRAEKEFGCTDSITLSAPGDFRFLDNVIPLVDRWQGPISIALYAPGYDFYTTLDSIAYLRNCQSYLIRDLVTFHIVFDQQYTPKQRTNGTILLDSYKDYYNCSTPPPWKNVLDEDLFKTEKKLLYPINVVRNVAKLASTTYFIFPSDIELYPSRKFIPKFLQFVKDNIDLFNNKDRNVFALPIFEILEDQVVPENKNALIDMLEKETAIIFHQSVCPECHTVIDSDIWVKTEETEGLNVFSAGKRTDKYVVWEPFFVCTQQTPLWDERLTWEGQSNKMVQVFDSENQKKKKFYTTKKFQAYTLCVMNYDFYVLDNAFLIHKPGVKKKKVQMEKFNDIVKNSTQLMKTIAIELQEIYGYNSNCSTTHLKKKKVRRRPIKVKAKPII, encoded by the exons ATGAGTTTGCTGCCCAAACTGGATAACGGCGGCTTCTACTATGTGCTTCTTGGATGCGTGGTGACGTCTCTCTACTTTATGGTGATTTCTCGCATGGGAACTTCTACAAGCTCTTCTGAGATTATCTACAATCATGTACCAATAAAATCGTATTCTTATGATGAATTGTGCGG AGAGAAAAGAGTCAAAAACAAGAACCTCTCCATTTCCAAGAGTTCTATATCAAACTCTAAGAGTAACGAAGAAGAAACCGAATATGAAGCGTGGGATGACAATGAAGACTTAAGTGTCGCATTTACCTGTGACAACGTAGATAGAACCAAAAGACTCGCTCAGAGAGGATTATTTTATGTCATTTACAACTTTGTGCGAGCCGAGAAAGAATTTGGGTGCACCGATAGTATAACCTTATCTGCACCTGGAGATTTTAG ATTTTTAGATAATGTTATACCACTGGTGGACCGTTGGCAGGGACCAATCAGCATCGCACTTTACGCCCCTGGATACGATTTCTACACAACCCTAGATTCTATCGCATATTTAAGAAACTGCCAAAGTTACCTTATAAGAGATTTAGTAACATTTCATATAGTGTTTGACCAGCAGTACACTCCTAAGCAGCGCACT AATGGCACAATCCTTCTGGATTCCTATAAAGATTACTACAACTGCTCCACACCTCCTCCATGGAAGAATGTGCTAGATGAAGATCtgtttaaaactgaaaaaaaactgCTTTATCCCATAAACGTGGTGCGCAATGTTGCGAAATTAGCCTCTAcaacatatttcatttttccaaGCGACATTGAGCTCTACCCCAGCAGAAAGTTTATTCCAAAATTCCTGCAGTTTGTTAAAGACAACATAGATCTCTTCAATAATAAAGATAGGAACGTCTTTGCGCTTCCAATTTTCGAGATTCTGGAGGACCAGGTTGTTCCAGAAAACAAGAATGCTCTTATCGATATGTTAGAGAAGGAAACTGCCATTATTTTCCATCAAAGTGTCTGCCCAGAGTGTCATACT GTAATTGATAGTGATATTTGGGTTAAAACCGAGGAAACTGAAGGATTGAATGTCTTCTCTGCCGGAAAGAGAACCGATAAATATGTGGTTTGGGAACCCTTCTTTGTGTGTACCCAACAAACCCCTTTATGGGACGAAAGGTTGACTTGGGAGGGACAAAGCAACAAAATGGTGCAGGTGTTTGATTccgaaaaccaaaaaaaaaaaaaattctacacaacaaaaaaattccaggCTTACACACTATGCGTCATGAATTATGACTTCTATGTGCTGGACAATGCGTTCCTAATTCACAAACCTGGAGTGAAGAAGAAAAAGGTGCAGATGGAGAAATTCAATGATATAGTGAAGAATTCAACACAGCTGATGAAGACAATAGCAATCGAATTACAGGAGATATACGGGTATAATTCGAATTGCAGTACAACTCATCTCAAGAAGAAGAAGGTTAGACGGAGGCCTATTAAGGTTAAGGCCAAGCCAATAATTTGa